The genomic region TATATTCTATATTGTTGTACGTTTGATTAAGGATAGACTCTATTGTCTTTTCAATAAATTCTCCTTGATTAAAGGATGGAGTAATAATAGAAACCAATGGATTCATTTTATTTAAGAGGGAAATTGGTTTATTGTATAAGGCGAAGTTTTTAAACTTTTTTCCTTTATAGAGTGAAAAGAATTATTTATGCATTCTGAGATAGCTATGAAGAATAGTAGAAAAGCTGTCATTCTATTTTCGCAAACAAAAATAGGGTTAGTTACCATATTAATAAATATTGTAATCCAAGTGCAGATCATAGAGTATTTTATTGATTGCAGTGGCCCTTGTGAATTTATATCTAAACTTTTAATACAATACTGAAATGGTTTGAAGATAATAAAGAAGAAGAAAATAGATCCTAGTAGACCAAAAGTATATAAAACTGTTAAATATGCATTCTCCACATGACCCCACGGAAAGTTACGGACCTGAACATCCATAAACATGCTTGAGTCAGCATAATTAGCTAGTTCGAGATTAAGATTCCCTGGACCAGCTCCAAAAAGTAAATTGTTCAAGAACAGCTTAAAGCCGTCAAGCCATAGCTTCCATCTAAAGTTGCCGTCTTCTGAAAGATTCGTAAAACGATTCACAACGCCAAGGTCAGATAAGCCTTCAATCTTATCAAAACCAATAGTTAGCGTTACAGCCAAGGAAAATAATATAATGGCAATTAAATTTTTTTGGCTTTTTCTTTTTATAAAAATATAAATGAGTAAAGAAACTAAGATGGACACAAGAGCTGTCCTTCCAGCAGTTAAAACAACAGAATATAACGATATAAGTAAACTAAGATAACTAATGAATTTTGAACCTTTACCTTGTGAATTTCTATAATAAATGAATAGAAACACTCCAGAAATAGCTAAATATGATGAAAAGGTTAACGCATTGCCAAATGGCCCCCAATAACGAATAACCACATCTATTCCTTCATATTCGAGGCCAGTATTTTGATTTAATTTTTCTGATGTGTATATATTAAACTGTTCGTAACCTAGAAACTGCATTGTCTGTATGAATACCGAGACAATGAGGACAAAGAATAGAGTTTTAGGAATAAGATCAATTTTATTGCTTTTTATTACAACTAGTAAAACTCGGTAATATACATAGTAAAATATTAAATCAGATAATACAGCTATACTAAGGTCAAAATTTGAAACAGTTAATGAAGAAATCAAAGAAGTAAAAAAGAAGAGTTTCATCGAAGTTACTATCTCTACATTTTTTAGTTTCGCTAGAAACAATTTGGAATTTAGTACAAGTAAATATGCGGCTACAAACCCAGTTAAATATCTAAACCAAATGTATACTTGTAACACTGGTAATAGGCAGATGAGAGTTATTAGTATGATGCGGTGAGAGTGTCTGCTTTTAGCCAATAAAAAAAAAAGAATTATTAAAATTACGAATGTACTTGTTTGAATATTGTCCATAGGATCTTAATTAGGCAATTAGTTCCATGTATAAGCTTAAAGTTTTATTTAATGTATTTGCCCAAGAGAAGTATTTCAATCTTTCTTTCCCTTGATCTATTAGGTTTCCTCCCAAATCTGAATTGTTTAGGATTCGTTCAATAGACTGCCTTATTGAGTCAACGTCATATGGAGAGAAGTAAAGTGCAGCGTCTTTGCCGGCAACTTCCTGGAAAACCTCTATATCGCTTAGAATACAGGGACAGCCGCAAGCGAATGCTTCTAGAATTGGTAAACCAAAACCTTCGTATAAAGAAGGGTATGTAAATGCAATTGCACTTTTATAAAGTTGAATTAATCTTTTTTTATTTATACTTACTTGTGTTACTAAAGTAGCTATTCCTAACTTGGCAATGATTTGTTTTTCTTCTAATGAAAACAAACCTCCTCCTGCACAAATTAATTTAATTGAGTACTTTTTTAGCAGTGGAGCAACAGCTATTAAGTAATGATTAAAATTCTTGTAATTGTATCTGGTTCCTACGAATAAAAGGAAAGGTTCATGAAGTGATTCTATTGGGGGTATGGCTCCAATGTCTACATCTTCAAATGGATTTCCGTGATGTATCACTTGTACTCTATCTGAATTTATTTTATAATATTCTAAGATGTCGTTTTTTGTTGTATGTGATATTGCTATAAATTTTGAAGCTTTATTTACTAAATATTTTTTCTCTTGTTGAAAGAGTTCGTTTTTTAAACCTGGAAATAACGAACCCATTCTTTCATGGGTCATATCGTGATAGGTAAATGTCCAAGGTTTTGTAGTGGGGATCCATTTCAGAAAGTATGGATTGTAGTATGTAGGGTGGAAGATATCATAAGTGCTCACCTTTAATTTAACGCTTGTGTAAATGTTTCTAACTCGATAGCCTTTGTGGGGTAGCGATTTCCAAACAATTCTTTCCCAAGAGTTTATTTTGTCAAGTTTTTTCAAAATGACTTCATTCCCAAGGTTTGGATTAGTAAGTTCAGCAGTGCATCCTTCTGTTTCATTTATACCGTCAATAATTTTGCTAAAATATTCTGAGATTCCTCCATAGTTTTGTAAACTAATTATCTGATGATCAAACAGAATCCTCATAAGGTAAGTTTATTTTTGGAGTAGTACTTTTACTCTTTCCAGCTTTCTTTCAAGGTAATTTTTGGACACAAAATGTTTCTTTAAAGAGAAGTTAGTCGCTTTTTTATTTTCTATTATAAATTTTGGATGTAATATTTCTTGGATGCTATCTACTCTTACATTTGTGTATTCTTCACTTTTGCTTTTTGTATGTGTAGCTTCCATATCGAAACCTATATTTTTCACTAGGTTTACATTCGGTAGTATGCAAATCCCACTGTGTCTCCAAATGGTATATACCCATTGGTAATCCCAAGTATCTATTTTTTTTTGGTAGGTATCTTCGAATGCTTTCAACCAATAAGTTTGGCTTTTTTTGATACTAATTACATTTTGAATTTGGCTTTGCGCTTTGAACTCGGGAAAGCATTGCATTTCAAAATCGTAGTTTTTCCATGCCCTTCTCCATGTTGCCCATCCCCATATGTGGCATATTTTTGTAAAATAGTATGAACCTTTGCCGTGTTGAATTCCATTTTGGAAATTTACACCTCCTATGTGCATAACGCTATTATTATGTTTATAACGTTCTAATAGCTCTTTACAATAATTGAAGAAACTAAGGTCTGGCAAACAATCATCCTCAAGAATGATTCCAAATTCAACATGGTTAAAGAACCATGTGATTGCGGAACTCACTGCAGCTCCACAACCTAAATTCGTACTTCTTTTCAATAATTCTACTTCGCAATGCCAATCTATTCTTTCTATTAATTTTAGACATTGCGAAATTTTCTCTTCGTCTGTCGGATTCGATTGTCTTGGTCCATCAATTGCTATGAACAAATATTTAGGTTTTATTTCTTTAATTCTATTAAATACTTTTTCTGAATGATTAGGTCTATTAAACATTAAAAAAAGTATTGGCGTTTCAAATGTAGAAGCGTTCATGGTTTTTACTTAAATATAGTGCGTACTTTTAGTTTTAGCAAAAACGTTAGTGCAACTGTTTGCATTAGGAATATTTCTCTCGTGTTTTTATACAAATAGTTAATTACATATGATGTAAATATTTGTGAGCATAACGTTGCAATGGATGCACCAACAGCTCCAAAATGAGGAATTAGTAATAAGTTTAAACTTAAATTAATCGCAATGCCAAAAAAGCTTCTAACTAGAATGCTTTTTTGTAGATTATTTAATATAAATAATGTGTTACTTCCTACACCTAGAAAAACCGGTATACCGGTCCATATATGTATCGATAAAATTAAACCAACTCCATTGAATTTTCCTCTAAATATTATATTCTCTATAATTGGAGATGAAAGAGAAACGATTATAGAAATCATAATTGCTATTATTGCAAGACTATTCAAAAGTTTTTGATATTTTGAATAAAATAATTCTTTGTTTGAATTCCACTGGCTTATAATATTTGGTAAGAATGATGTTGTCAGTGCTCCTGCTATAAAATACCACGATTCAGACAATTTTTGTGCAGCGGAGTATAACCCTAGTTCTTCGTTTCCTGAAAGGTATTTTATCATGTACTGATCTAATCTCATATATAAATAGATTAGTAGTTCGCTTATCATAATTGGGAATGAGTCTTTCAATAAGTTCTTGGCGAATTCTGGCTGAAAATTAAATTCAACTTTACTTCTTTTTTCTTCTAGATAATTGATTATTAAAAGAGTTACAGATAGGATGTTTTCTATGATTATA from Tellurirhabdus rosea harbors:
- a CDS encoding O-antigen ligase family protein codes for the protein MKLFFFTSLISSLTVSNFDLSIAVLSDLIFYYVYYRVLLVVIKSNKIDLIPKTLFFVLIVSVFIQTMQFLGYEQFNIYTSEKLNQNTGLEYEGIDVVIRYWGPFGNALTFSSYLAISGVFLFIYYRNSQGKGSKFISYLSLLISLYSVVLTAGRTALVSILVSLLIYIFIKRKSQKNLIAIILFSLAVTLTIGFDKIEGLSDLGVVNRFTNLSEDGNFRWKLWLDGFKLFLNNLLFGAGPGNLNLELANYADSSMFMDVQVRNFPWGHVENAYLTVLYTFGLLGSIFFFFIIFKPFQYCIKSLDINSQGPLQSIKYSMICTWITIFINMVTNPIFVCENRMTAFLLFFIAISECINNSFHSIKEKSLKTSPYTINQFPS
- a CDS encoding glycosyltransferase family 4 protein, which encodes MRILFDHQIISLQNYGGISEYFSKIIDGINETEGCTAELTNPNLGNEVILKKLDKINSWERIVWKSLPHKGYRVRNIYTSVKLKVSTYDIFHPTYYNPYFLKWIPTTKPWTFTYHDMTHERMGSLFPGLKNELFQQEKKYLVNKASKFIAISHTTKNDILEYYKINSDRVQVIHHGNPFEDVDIGAIPPIESLHEPFLLFVGTRYNYKNFNHYLIAVAPLLKKYSIKLICAGGGLFSLEEKQIIAKLGIATLVTQVSINKKRLIQLYKSAIAFTYPSLYEGFGLPILEAFACGCPCILSDIEVFQEVAGKDAALYFSPYDVDSIRQSIERILNNSDLGGNLIDQGKERLKYFSWANTLNKTLSLYMELIA
- a CDS encoding nucleotide-diphospho-sugar transferase; the encoded protein is MNASTFETPILFLMFNRPNHSEKVFNRIKEIKPKYLFIAIDGPRQSNPTDEEKISQCLKLIERIDWHCEVELLKRSTNLGCGAAVSSAITWFFNHVEFGIILEDDCLPDLSFFNYCKELLERYKHNNSVMHIGGVNFQNGIQHGKGSYYFTKICHIWGWATWRRAWKNYDFEMQCFPEFKAQSQIQNVISIKKSQTYWLKAFEDTYQKKIDTWDYQWVYTIWRHSGICILPNVNLVKNIGFDMEATHTKSKSEEYTNVRVDSIQEILHPKFIIENKKATNFSLKKHFVSKNYLERKLERVKVLLQK
- a CDS encoding flippase — protein: MIKLKAVQIASTTLSSLKNTAWILFDRIFRMTSSLIVGLWLAQYFGPEKYGLWSYAFLIPSILTPIVNLGLTNIIINKVGYLHQNERKKLLLTSFILRLTLAIIAYTFLNSLIIWAEKDVLLKTLILYTSSNLLVIPFEVIDLHFQTTNNAVKSIKAKSSAFIVGTAIKLYFLLNGAGIESFAYTIIIENILSVTLLIINYLEEKRSKVEFNFQPEFAKNLLKDSFPIMISELLIYLYMRLDQYMIKYLSGNEELGLYSAAQKLSESWYFIAGALTTSFLPNIISQWNSNKELFYSKYQKLLNSLAIIAIMISIIVSLSSPIIENIIFRGKFNGVGLILSIHIWTGIPVFLGVGSNTLFILNNLQKSILVRSFFGIAINLSLNLLLIPHFGAVGASIATLCSQIFTSYVINYLYKNTREIFLMQTVALTFLLKLKVRTIFK